AATTATGGTCTGAAAGCCATGGGGATTGATCTCAAGGCGTATACGAAAAGCACCAATCTGAACGAAATGGTGCCCGCCTTATTAAATAAGGAGGCGGAACTCACCCTGCTCGACGTGCCCGACGCCGTGCTCGATCTCCAAAAATGGGCCGGTCGCATTAAAGTGCTCGGGCCGATTTCCGAAGAACAAACTTTAGCGGCGGCCTTTCCGAAATCAGCTACAGCGCTGCGTGATGCCTTTAATGATTATCTGCGCAAGGTTCGTGCGGATGGTACTTATGATCGACTTGTACGGAAATATTATCCCGGCATCCAACAATATTTTCCGAATTTTTTTGCCAAAAAATAACGAATGCTGATACACCTGCCTGCGCCGCTACGCCGTATTTCGCCAAGATGGCCTTTGGTGATGGCCGTGGCCTTTGGTTTATATTCGGCTGCGTTACTCACCTATTCCATTAGTGCGTGGCGGCAGATTAAGGAGGATGCCAATAATTTTCTCGTCGCAGATAGCAAACGGCGTGCTGTAACGTTGGGTGATTTGGCGCTGGAATTGCGTGACAACGCGTTGGGCTATACCAATCTCCCCGAGATGTATACCTATCTTACAAACCGTGATTTGGGTATGTCGCCACGTTATGGATTGAATTATTCAATCCAAATGATCAAGGAACGTTTCACCAGTCGTGCGGTACAGGATGCTCAACGCTGGGGTACGAATCCACCCCGGATTATTTATTTCCTAGAAACCGGTGCGCCGCTTGTCGATACGGGTCCGCCGGATGCACCATTTGATTTTGTCGCCTCTTTGGACGAACAAGTCAAATTACTGATCGATCCCGCGCATGGCTGGGTGCTGGCCGTGGCGCAGGTTGATTTTAAGGAACGACGGGAAGGACGGGTGGTCGTAGCCACACCTATTGAAGTGTTGTATCGCAACCTACTGTTGCGCTCGGAGTCTGCTACGGGCTACCGCGAATTGTTGCTGACGAACGATAGTACGGTACTGCCGACCCGCGTTCCCAATACCATGCAATCAGAATGGCTTACCCAACTGCTCCCAAACAGCGTCACACCTGTGGATGCAGAGGGCGAATTATTCGCGATTATGACGCCAGTCCCGGGCCTTGCGCTGCGCCTGATGACCCTGGTACCACACGAACGGGCTTATGGGCACATTGTTTCGGCGAGCGTGTTGTGGGTTGCCGCCGTGGTGCCGTTACTGATGCTGTTCGTGGCCTTCCGGCTGGATCGCCTACGCATGCAGACAGAGCGTTTGCAGGTGGCGATGGCCGCTTCCGAACGGGAACGACTACGGGCCGAGATTCGCAATTACGAGCTGGCGGAGGAAATCCAACGCCGCGAGACGTTGGAAGCGCATCTCAAAGAACGTACCGAACAACTCGAGGCCATTTTTACGTTAAGTTCCGATGGTTTCGTAACCTTTGGGCCAACTCATCGCGCCAGCTACATTAGTCCAGGGTTTTGGAAAATTACCGGATTGGCAGACGCGATTAGCGTTGGACTGACGTTTGACGATTTCATAGAACGGATTGCCGCGCACTGTGCCACCGGCAGCCTGGAGCCTCTCCGGGGAGGGCACGGATCGGGGCAGACCCGCATTGAACTGCGTCAACCCGGGAGTCCGGTGCTGACGGTTGCAGTCCGCTTCGGCGCGGGTGATGTGGTCGCTGAGATTTTGTATTTCCGCGACATCACTCACGAAACCGCAGTAGAACGAATCAAAAACGAATTTCTCGCCATGGCAGCCCACGAACTGCGCACCCCAATGGCCAGCATCTATGGTTTTACGGAAGTCTTGTTAAGCCAGGATCTCTCTGCGGAAATACGGGAATTACTTGAAATCATTTTTCATAGTTCCGAATTGGTCATCACCATCATCAACGAATTGCTCGATTTGGCCCGCATTGAGGCGCGACAGGGCAAAGATTTTCATCTAGAGCGTATCGATGCCCGCGCCCTGGTGGACGAAATCGTCATCCATTTCAAGGTACCAGCAGGCAGCACTTCGCCGCTTAAATCTGTGATGGAGCTTGATCATTATTGGATCCGTGCGGACCACAAAAAGTTGATCCAAGCGCTTGGCAACGTGCTCTCTAACGCCTACAAGTATTCGCCGCATGGCGGCGCAGTGACCATTGAACTGCTCGCGACTCCGCCCCGGGTTGGTATCTGTATCACCGATCAAGGCATCGGGATGACGCCACAACAACTTAACAGGATCTATGAACGTTTTTATCGCGCCGATACATCAGGAAAAATTCCTGGTGCCGGGTTGGGAATGAGTATCGTCAAAGAAATCATCGAACTCCATGGTGGGGTGATAGAAATTGTCAGCGAGTTGGGTATTGGTACCCGTGTAACATTGTGGCTACCCATGGCCAACACTGAAGTCTAAAAATAACGTAACTGCCCAGGTACCGATCATCTCCAGGGCAATCGCGCTATGTTGCTTCGGCTACCACGTAGGGTTTTGCCGTCCAGGCAGATCTGTTCGTCCACCATGCGCGGCACGGCCGTTTGTGTCCACGGCAGGAACACCTCCGCGAAGGCACCGGGGGCCAAACGCCCGATGACGTCACTGAGTGTGTCGTGCGAAGGGATGTCGCTGGGCAGCAACAGGAATTGTCGGAACCATTCCTCTTTTTCGCGGGCGAAGGTTTCCATTCCCACCCAGCCCTCAATTCCGCTCAATACTGCACAAAAAACGATTATCAGGATGTCTTGGCGTAGGTGTAGTTTGTTTTTGGTTTCCCGTCGAGGATCGGCGAGTGCGGTAAACTAGGGTCTGGGATCAGGCAGTATGGGAGTTTAGGGGGGAAGTAACGAAATCGCCATCCTCTCCTTCCTTGTCAAGGTGGTAGATAGCATGATTGCCCTGAAAACTTACCCTGGGGTACTTTTTCAACTTCCGGTAGTTGAAAGCCATCGGGATCGAAGATTTTTTCACACGTAATTGTACTTATTTGATTGAATACTATTTTCTAATTAAAATAAATCATGTTTTCAAAAATTAAAAAAATTTTTTGGATTCCCTTCCTTGGTTTCATCATATTGATTCCGGTCCTCAGTGCAGGAGATGATCATGATGCTGGCACGGAAAAAATCGATGAAGTATTGAAAGATTCCATAACCATAGAGAGCCATATTGTCCAGCTCAAATCTTTTCTTCAGCGTAACCCATTGCGAGTACGAGAGCGGATTTTGCTTGGTCATCTTTATTTAGAACAAGACAAACCAGCGGCTGCGGAACAAGAATTTGAAATTGCCCGAAAAGTAGGAGCAGATCCAAGGGAAATCCTGCCATTGCTTGGATACTCTCTTTTGGCTCAAGGTAATGCGCTTGGCTTGCTAGAAAGGATTAAGCCACCCAATCCGGTTCCATCTTACTTGCGGGCGCAAATAGCCTTGCTATATGGTCAGGCCCAACTTATGTTGGAACAATTCAACGCAGCGGTAGCGAGTTTCAACGAAGCGCTAAAATGGGGCGGCGTGTCGAATGCTGCGCGCATCGGTTTGGCGTGGACAGCATTGGCGGAAAATGACTTTGAAAGGGCTGAAGCCGAAGTGACTCAGGCATTCGCTGGTGACCCCCGCTCCGCCGATGTCTGGTTGGTTAAAGCGGAAATTTTGCGTTTACGCGCTAAACCAGATGAAGCGCGAGATGCCTTCGCCAATGTCCTCGCTCTTGAACCACGTAATCTTTCGGCGCGTCTCGGCAAGGCGGCCATGGAGTTGGCTCAACACCAAACCGATTTAGCGGCTAAAGATTTGCGCGTCGCATCTCAAATGGCACCACGACACCCTCTGGTCAATCGGTTGAATGTACTGCTCGCAGCCGAGCGTGGCAATCCTGGCTTGGAGGAAATCCTCAATTTCCTTACGAGCGTAGATCAAGAGAAATCTTCTCCCACATTTCTTTTCGCGCTAGGTAAGTTGATGGCGCGAGAAATCAAGACCGGACATCATCAAGCAATATTATTCGCCGCACGTCGCCTTCAGAATCAAGCGCCAAAGTTAGCCCTGGGTTACTCAATGGAAGGAGCGGTACGAATGATTCAACAAGATTGGGATGGCGCTGCCCGTGCCCTGGACTCGGCCTACTGGCGAGAACCCAGTGGCCTGCTCGCGGTGGATTTTTATATTGCGCGGATGAATAGCGGGAAGGAGGGTGCGGAAACAATCCTGGAAAATTGGTTTTCCACGCATCCCGACGACCTTGAAACTCGACTGGCGGCGGCAATTGCTTTCCAGCGTAAAGAACAGTTCTACATGGCCCAAACTTATTATGAAAAAATATTGAAAGTTCAACCGAATCATTTCGTTGCATTAAATAATTTAGCGTGGCTTTATTTTATAAAGCATGATCCACGGGCAATAGCATTCGCGGAACGCGCATATCAAATTACACCAAATAATTCGCAAGTCTTAGATACTTATCACCAAATTTTGTTAAGCAAAAATAATTTACAACGTGCAATTATTCCATTGCGATAATTTAACACATCATTTTTTCGGTAGCTATTAATTACGTTTCCTGGAAATATATCTGAATTAAATTTATGAGATCTCTTAGCGAAAATAAAATAGCGATGGTTTTGGTTGCAATGGTAATTATATTTTCAACCTCATGGGCGGGAACCATTCCAGACGCAGGAACAATATTGCGAGAAATCGAACGATCCACCGGAAAGCAAGAAATGGCACCGGCACCATTAACCATTATTGATCATCCACCTGCCAGTGCGCCTTTGCCAGAAAAAGCGGGAGAAACCGTATTGGTAATTTCGTTCCGTATCAAGGCGACTCTTTTTTCGGAAGATACATTGCGTTCGTTACTAAAGGATTATGTTGGTCGAGCACTAACCCTTGCTGAATTACAGGAAGCTGCGCGTAAAATCGGTGACTATTATACTCAACACGATTATTTGGCCCATGCCTATCTTCCTCCTCAAACGGTACACGATGGCGTGGTCGAGATAGTGGTAGTCGAAAGTCGTTTGAGTCAAGTGAAAATTGATCCTTCAAGTACCACGCGCCTGAATTACTCGCTCGCCACTGGATTGATCCAATTCCGTGCCGAGGTTGGTCAATTGCTACACCCATCTAAATTGAGTGAATCTATGGAGATTTTTAATGAGATTCCTGGTGTGCGGGCTACGAGTACTCTGGCGCCAGGTCTTGTTGAAAGTGAAAGCGTTGCAATTTTGAAAATTGAGGATGGGCCATTGCTTGGTGGCATGTTTACTCTGGATAAGGGAGGTTCTCACACTACTGGCGCAAAACGAGCTTTGCTGACCACGGCGATAAATGATTATTTTGGTCAAGGAGATCAGTTTTCGGTTGTGGGGCTAAAATCCTCGGGCAGTTCTTACATACGTCTGGGCGCAACAATGCCGGCGGGCATTTCTGGTCTGATGCTCGGAACTAATGGATCGGTACTGGAATATAAAGTCGGAGGTGCCTTAACACCGCTTGACTTACATGGTCATGCCTGGACCATGGGTGTGAATGCTGGTTATCCGATTAAACGTAGTTCCAATTTTTCCCTCACCGCAAATGCAACTTTCGATCACAAG
The genomic region above belongs to Gammaproteobacteria bacterium and contains:
- a CDS encoding putative Histidine kinase (Evidence 3 : Putative function from multiple computational evidences), whose amino-acid sequence is MLIHLPAPLRRISPRWPLVMAVAFGLYSAALLTYSISAWRQIKEDANNFLVADSKRRAVTLGDLALELRDNALGYTNLPEMYTYLTNRDLGMSPRYGLNYSIQMIKERFTSRAVQDAQRWGTNPPRIIYFLETGAPLVDTGPPDAPFDFVASLDEQVKLLIDPAHGWVLAVAQVDFKERREGRVVVATPIEVLYRNLLLRSESATGYRELLLTNDSTVLPTRVPNTMQSEWLTQLLPNSVTPVDAEGELFAIMTPVPGLALRLMTLVPHERAYGHIVSASVLWVAAVVPLLMLFVAFRLDRLRMQTERLQVAMAASERERLRAEIRNYELAEEIQRRETLEAHLKERTEQLEAIFTLSSDGFVTFGPTHRASYISPGFWKITGLADAISVGLTFDDFIERIAAHCATGSLEPLRGGHGSGQTRIELRQPGSPVLTVAVRFGAGDVVAEILYFRDITHETAVERIKNEFLAMAAHELRTPMASIYGFTEVLLSQDLSAEIRELLEIIFHSSELVITIINELLDLARIEARQGKDFHLERIDARALVDEIVIHFKVPAGSTSPLKSVMELDHYWIRADHKKLIQALGNVLSNAYKYSPHGGAVTIELLATPPRVGICITDQGIGMTPQQLNRIYERFYRADTSGKIPGAGLGMSIVKEIIELHGGVIEIVSELGIGTRVTLWLPMANTEV
- a CDS encoding hypothetical protein (Evidence 5 : Unknown function), with product MGMETFAREKEEWFRQFLLLPSDIPSHDTLSDVIGRLAPGAFAEVFLPWTQTAVPRMVDEQICLDGKTLRGSRSNIARLPWR
- a CDS encoding hypothetical protein (Evidence 5 : Unknown function) — translated: MFSKIKKIFWIPFLGFIILIPVLSAGDDHDAGTEKIDEVLKDSITIESHIVQLKSFLQRNPLRVRERILLGHLYLEQDKPAAAEQEFEIARKVGADPREILPLLGYSLLAQGNALGLLERIKPPNPVPSYLRAQIALLYGQAQLMLEQFNAAVASFNEALKWGGVSNAARIGLAWTALAENDFERAEAEVTQAFAGDPRSADVWLVKAEILRLRAKPDEARDAFANVLALEPRNLSARLGKAAMELAQHQTDLAAKDLRVASQMAPRHPLVNRLNVLLAAERGNPGLEEILNFLTSVDQEKSSPTFLFALGKLMAREIKTGHHQAILFAARRLQNQAPKLALGYSMEGAVRMIQQDWDGAARALDSAYWREPSGLLAVDFYIARMNSGKEGAETILENWFSTHPDDLETRLAAAIAFQRKEQFYMAQTYYEKILKVQPNHFVALNNLAWLYFIKHDPRAIAFAERAYQITPNNSQVLDTYHQILLSKNNLQRAIIPLR
- a CDS encoding conserved hypothetical protein (Evidence 4 : Unknown function but conserved in other organisms) translates to MRSLSENKIAMVLVAMVIIFSTSWAGTIPDAGTILREIERSTGKQEMAPAPLTIIDHPPASAPLPEKAGETVLVISFRIKATLFSEDTLRSLLKDYVGRALTLAELQEAARKIGDYYTQHDYLAHAYLPPQTVHDGVVEIVVVESRLSQVKIDPSSTTRLNYSLATGLIQFRAEVGQLLHPSKLSESMEIFNEIPGVRATSTLAPGLVESESVAILKIEDGPLLGGMFTLDKGGSHTTGAKRALLTTAINDYFGQGDQFSVVGLKSSGSSYIRLGATMPAGISGLMLGTNGSVLEYKVGGALTPLDLHGHAWTMGVNAGYPIKRSSNFSLTANATFDHKRMVDFGNEVMLGDKQIEVFTFGLSAMIKDGWLGDATNRLGITFNAGRLDLSRQKEKFKADQSTARTNGVFTKLAFTAAREQLLWEKIILVDNFRAQVARPNLDGSEQFSLGGQDGIRAYPVSEAAGDAGWINSLELRWQKMDQLQLFGFYDIGRIHQHNHLWDGWQSVPGQPNGYLLHGTGIGMMWSPFSYLQVKATLARTIDDNPGHDVAGNDSDGTQDKMRSWIQAVINF